From Variovorax sp. J2L1-78, the proteins below share one genomic window:
- a CDS encoding transporter substrate-binding domain-containing protein: protein MTSRSRLFSSIFLSPRATVALATLLCLGAAHADATLDRIKQRGKVAIGVMVSGGPFGSIDPATQQLVGWNPDLARDLARQLGAEVELVQVQPSNRVQFLQSGKVDLLIASMEYNADRGEILGHAPTPFYRVGGTAAVLKTSGIAKWEDLRGKVVCASQGSSYVKPLQEQYGAQVRGFKTSSESLLALRGGNCVAAVHDATLIQPLLRGNAEWAAYAAPITEELLPAPSVVWARKGEADTIAAVDKVVQQWHRSGWLIETEKRNHIEPPQSLLPKLQARFKAAP from the coding sequence ATGACTTCCCGTTCGCGCCTCTTCTCCTCGATTTTTCTTTCCCCGCGCGCTACCGTCGCTCTCGCCACCTTGCTGTGCCTGGGCGCGGCGCATGCGGACGCCACACTCGATCGCATCAAGCAGCGCGGCAAGGTCGCCATCGGCGTGATGGTCAGTGGCGGCCCCTTCGGCTCGATCGACCCCGCCACCCAGCAGCTGGTCGGCTGGAACCCCGACCTGGCGCGCGACCTGGCCAGGCAGCTCGGTGCGGAGGTCGAGCTGGTGCAGGTGCAGCCCTCGAACCGGGTGCAGTTCCTGCAGTCGGGCAAGGTCGACCTGCTCATCGCCTCGATGGAATACAACGCCGACCGCGGCGAGATCCTGGGCCACGCGCCCACGCCCTTCTACCGTGTCGGCGGCACGGCCGCCGTGCTCAAGACGAGCGGCATCGCCAAATGGGAAGACCTGCGCGGCAAGGTGGTCTGTGCCTCGCAAGGCAGCAGCTACGTGAAACCGCTGCAGGAGCAGTACGGCGCGCAGGTGCGCGGTTTCAAGACCTCGTCCGAGTCGCTGCTCGCGCTGCGCGGCGGCAACTGCGTGGCAGCCGTGCATGACGCCACCCTCATCCAGCCTCTGTTGCGCGGCAACGCCGAATGGGCCGCCTACGCGGCGCCGATCACCGAAGAGTTATTGCCCGCGCCCTCGGTCGTCTGGGCCCGCAAGGGCGAAGCCGACACCATCGCTGCCGTCGACAAGGTGGTCCAGCAGTGGCACCGCAGCGGCTGGTTGATCGAGACCGAGAAGCGCAACCACATCGAACCGCCGCAGTCGCTGTTGCCAAAGCTGCAGGCTCGCTTCAAGGCAGCACCCTAA
- a CDS encoding transporter substrate-binding domain-containing protein: MKSTRFPRALCALALLAAGLAGAAHADATLDKIKQRGRLSVGVDAPEPPFGLLDTATGKVGGFQTDLARDIAKRLGVELEVVPVHASTRVQFLQAGKVDLLIANIQWTQERSEILSFAPTPYNLVGGAAIVRKGSGIRKWEDLRGKVACVSQGSNFAKPLQDTYGAVVKGLKGIPESLLALKGGTCAASVHIQPAMLQTLTGASAAEWTDFELATQDQLIPSPTVVWTRRNEADTQAYVDQAIRDWHRSGLLVTLSKKYGVPDAYFVAANQKARQGQYDRAPLEVRAP, from the coding sequence ATGAAATCCACTCGCTTCCCACGCGCCCTGTGCGCGCTGGCCCTGCTGGCCGCCGGCCTCGCGGGCGCCGCCCATGCCGACGCCACGCTCGACAAGATCAAGCAACGCGGCAGGTTGTCCGTCGGCGTCGACGCGCCGGAGCCGCCCTTCGGCCTGCTCGACACCGCCACCGGCAAGGTGGGCGGCTTCCAGACCGACCTGGCGCGCGATATCGCCAAGCGGCTGGGCGTCGAACTCGAGGTGGTTCCGGTGCATGCCTCGACGCGCGTGCAGTTCCTGCAGGCCGGCAAGGTCGACCTGCTGATCGCCAACATCCAGTGGACGCAGGAACGCAGCGAGATCCTGAGCTTCGCCCCCACGCCCTACAACCTGGTCGGCGGCGCGGCCATCGTGCGCAAGGGCAGCGGCATCCGCAAGTGGGAAGACCTGCGCGGCAAGGTGGCCTGCGTCTCGCAGGGCAGCAACTTCGCCAAGCCGCTGCAGGACACCTACGGCGCGGTGGTCAAGGGCCTCAAGGGCATTCCCGAATCGCTGCTGGCGCTCAAGGGCGGCACCTGCGCCGCCTCGGTGCACATCCAGCCGGCGATGCTGCAGACGCTGACCGGCGCGAGCGCGGCCGAATGGACCGACTTCGAGCTCGCGACGCAGGACCAGCTGATCCCCTCGCCCACCGTGGTCTGGACCCGGCGCAACGAGGCCGACACCCAGGCCTATGTCGACCAGGCGATCCGGGACTGGCACCGCAGCGGCCTGCTGGTCACGCTCTCGAAGAAATACGGCGTGCCGGACGCCTATTTCGTCGCCGCCAACCAGAAGGCGCGGCAGGGCCAGTACGACCGCGCACCGCTCGAAGTCCGTGCGCCGTGA
- a CDS encoding Ldh family oxidoreductase has product MTEEDRFSADGLRAQAIAILQAWGMPPPHAQTAAALMVETDLLGVDSHGVSMLPQYAVLQRNGRLRLDASPVLLREGPATALIDAGASLGHVASAQAMRLAVEKARVLGVALVGVRNSHHFGAAGVYARIASDQGLIGLVTSSAQGILLVPTRATAPVLGTNPIAFAAPLPAGSRNTAFVLDMATTTAAANRVKVKALRDQPVPEGWVVDGQGAPVTEPQAARQQVFEQADGGLTPLGGSADGGSHKGYGLSLLAQVLGGTLNGGAFAPLHNRNHGPGDPANVGHSFLAIDPGFFGEPGAFAQALDGVIDLLHATPAVDPGHPVLVPGDPEATHHAERSRLGIPLPAALQRQLREVAGSAGVPYTLQPIDSAFEPPNPAP; this is encoded by the coding sequence GTGACTGAGGAGGACCGCTTCAGCGCCGATGGCCTGCGCGCGCAGGCCATCGCCATCCTGCAGGCCTGGGGCATGCCGCCCCCGCATGCGCAGACCGCTGCGGCACTCATGGTCGAGACCGACCTGCTGGGCGTGGACTCGCATGGCGTGTCGATGCTGCCGCAGTACGCGGTGCTGCAGCGCAACGGCCGGCTGCGCCTGGATGCGTCACCCGTCCTGCTGCGCGAAGGGCCGGCCACCGCGCTCATCGATGCAGGCGCCAGCCTGGGCCACGTGGCGTCGGCGCAAGCGATGCGGCTGGCGGTCGAGAAGGCACGCGTCCTCGGTGTTGCGCTGGTCGGCGTACGCAACTCGCACCACTTCGGCGCTGCCGGCGTGTATGCGCGCATCGCGTCCGACCAGGGGCTGATCGGCCTGGTCACGAGCTCGGCGCAGGGCATCCTGCTGGTGCCCACCCGTGCCACGGCGCCGGTGCTCGGCACCAACCCGATCGCCTTTGCCGCGCCGCTGCCCGCGGGCTCGCGCAACACCGCCTTCGTCCTCGACATGGCGACCACCACCGCCGCAGCCAACCGCGTCAAGGTGAAGGCCTTGCGCGACCAGCCGGTGCCCGAAGGCTGGGTGGTCGACGGCCAGGGCGCACCGGTCACCGAGCCGCAGGCGGCGCGGCAACAGGTCTTCGAGCAAGCCGATGGCGGCCTCACCCCGCTGGGTGGCAGCGCCGACGGCGGCAGCCACAAGGGATACGGCCTGTCGCTGCTGGCCCAGGTACTGGGGGGCACCCTCAACGGCGGCGCCTTCGCCCCGCTGCACAACCGCAACCACGGCCCGGGCGACCCGGCCAACGTCGGCCACAGCTTCCTCGCGATCGACCCGGGCTTCTTCGGCGAACCCGGCGCCTTTGCGCAGGCGCTCGACGGTGTGATCGACCTGCTGCACGCGACGCCGGCGGTCGACCCGGGCCATCCGGTCCTGGTGCCCGGCGACCCGGAGGCCACCCACCACGCCGAACGCAGCCGCCTGGGCATCCCGCTGCCCGCGGCGCTGCAGCGGCAACTGCGTGAGGTGGCCGGATCCGCCGGCGTGCCCTACACGCTGCAGCCCATCGACAGCGCCTTCGAACCACCGAATCCCGCCCCATGA
- a CDS encoding aminotransferase class I/II-fold pyridoxal phosphate-dependent enzyme encodes MTTPSFPLSRRVQRVKLSPNAAASARASALIAQGRDVLVLTAGEPDFDTPQPIKNAAIAALARGETKYTPTAGTATLRRAISAKYRRENALDYPPSQLIVSNGAKQVIFNALAATLDAGDEVVLPAPYWPSFPDIVAVNEGTAVMVPADEASAFKLTPQALETALTPRTRWLILNSPGNPSGAVYSADELAALAQVLRRHPRVLVLWDEIYEHIWFTPERPAHLLHVAPDLRERTLLVNGASKTYAMTGWRIGWGAGPEALVRAMEVIQSQASSGPNAIGQAATAWALDADDQGFVSASRAAYARRAGFVTKALQAVPGLSLLAPQGAFFAYVHCGALIGRWRPDGRPIASDADVVDWLLEAEGVAVVDGAAYGLSPYFRVSIAASDAVLAEAVQRIARAVGALRRAAPVPAAAIAAAP; translated from the coding sequence ATGACGACCCCTTCCTTCCCCCTCTCCCGACGCGTGCAGCGCGTGAAGCTCTCGCCCAATGCGGCCGCCAGTGCGCGCGCTTCGGCCCTGATCGCGCAGGGGCGCGACGTGCTGGTGCTGACCGCCGGCGAGCCCGACTTCGACACACCGCAGCCGATCAAGAACGCCGCCATCGCCGCCCTGGCGCGCGGCGAGACCAAGTACACGCCGACGGCCGGCACGGCCACGCTGCGCCGGGCCATCAGCGCCAAGTACCGGCGCGAGAACGCGCTCGACTACCCGCCGTCGCAACTGATCGTCTCCAATGGCGCGAAGCAGGTGATCTTCAACGCATTGGCCGCCACGCTGGACGCGGGTGACGAGGTGGTGCTGCCCGCACCGTATTGGCCGTCCTTCCCCGACATCGTGGCGGTCAACGAGGGCACGGCGGTGATGGTGCCGGCCGACGAGGCCAGCGCCTTCAAGCTGACGCCGCAGGCGCTGGAGACCGCGCTCACGCCGCGCACCCGCTGGTTGATCCTGAACTCGCCGGGCAACCCCAGCGGCGCCGTCTACAGCGCCGACGAACTGGCCGCGCTGGCCCAGGTGCTGCGGCGCCATCCGCGCGTGCTGGTGCTGTGGGACGAGATCTACGAGCACATCTGGTTCACGCCGGAACGCCCGGCACACCTGCTGCACGTCGCGCCCGACCTCCGCGAGCGTACGCTGCTGGTCAATGGTGCCTCCAAGACCTATGCGATGACCGGCTGGCGCATCGGCTGGGGCGCGGGGCCAGAGGCGCTGGTCCGCGCGATGGAGGTGATCCAGTCGCAGGCATCGAGCGGACCGAACGCCATCGGGCAGGCCGCCACCGCCTGGGCGCTGGATGCCGATGACCAGGGCTTCGTGAGCGCCTCGCGCGCGGCCTACGCACGGCGCGCGGGCTTTGTGACTAAAGCGCTGCAGGCCGTGCCCGGCCTGTCGCTGCTGGCGCCGCAGGGCGCCTTCTTCGCCTACGTGCATTGCGGCGCGCTCATCGGCCGGTGGCGGCCCGACGGGCGGCCGATCGCCTCCGACGCCGACGTGGTGGACTGGCTGCTCGAGGCCGAGGGGGTGGCCGTGGTGGACGGCGCCGCCTACGGCCTCTCGCCTTACTTCCGCGTCTCCATCGCCGCCAGCGATGCGGTGCTGGCCGAGGCCGTGCAGCGCATCGCACGAGCGGTCGGCGCGCTGCGGCGCGCTGCGCCTGTGCCTGCAGCCGCCATCGCGGCGGCCCCGTGA
- a CDS encoding amino acid ABC transporter permease, whose amino-acid sequence MTDGLLPALVAALKPLGLNYAFALDPGERQAFVRGLGVTLQLCLLTIPGSLLSGVAIAAALTSGRRWLVRPARAFVEVTRNTPTLVQLYCAFLVLNMLITQQLKPLGGTNPLGPFVWVVIVVSLHKGVFHAEALRAGIEAVPRVTLEAARSLGFSQRQLLARVELPLAVRFALPSLVNNLVDLVKMTAVASAIAVGDVTYESIMIWTQRDNVLELLLLILLYFGLLTWLVSLAGRWLERRWRMPGYGQ is encoded by the coding sequence ATGACCGACGGCCTGCTCCCGGCCCTGGTGGCGGCGCTCAAGCCGCTGGGCCTGAACTATGCCTTCGCGCTCGACCCGGGCGAGCGCCAGGCCTTCGTGCGCGGCCTGGGCGTGACGCTGCAGCTGTGCCTGCTGACCATTCCCGGCAGCCTGCTCTCGGGCGTGGCGATCGCCGCGGCGCTGACCTCGGGCCGCCGCTGGCTGGTCCGGCCGGCGCGTGCCTTCGTGGAGGTCACGCGCAACACACCGACGCTGGTGCAGCTGTACTGCGCCTTCCTCGTGCTCAACATGCTCATCACCCAGCAATTGAAGCCGCTGGGCGGCACCAACCCGCTCGGTCCTTTCGTCTGGGTGGTGATCGTGGTGTCGCTGCACAAGGGCGTGTTCCATGCCGAGGCGCTGCGAGCCGGCATCGAGGCGGTGCCGCGCGTGACGCTCGAGGCCGCACGCTCGCTGGGCTTTTCGCAGCGGCAACTGCTCGCCCGCGTGGAGCTGCCGCTGGCGGTGCGATTCGCGCTGCCCTCGCTGGTCAACAACCTGGTGGACCTGGTGAAGATGACGGCGGTGGCCTCCGCCATCGCGGTGGGTGACGTGACCTACGAGTCGATCATGATCTGGACGCAGCGCGACAACGTGCTCGAACTGCTGCTGCTGATCCTGCTGTACTTCGGCCTGCTGACCTGGCTGGTGAGCCTGGCGGGCCGCTGGCTCGAACGACGCTGGAGGATGCCCGGCTATGGCCAATGA
- a CDS encoding amino acid ABC transporter permease encodes MANEHALNPTGRPAAADAGPWRNPWTLAALGAAAVLTFWSATGSTPAVVTHLWRWLPVLLRGLLVNIEISVLAMALGTLAGLAIGALSLSPSRALRVGVRWYVQVFRNAPVLVLIYFTTYVFPFELQVSTWVVPFPDWIKVVLGLALPASAIVAEIFRGAIQSIPSAQWEAAQSLAFRRSEIFRLIVLPQCVRRMLPPWMNLYASITMSTSLASLVGVHDVVDTAQIASNTVARTDFTILVYCTLLGLFFAYCYPIARATRALERRHERH; translated from the coding sequence ATGGCCAATGAACACGCCCTGAACCCCACGGGCCGACCGGCCGCGGCCGATGCCGGCCCCTGGCGCAATCCCTGGACGCTGGCCGCTCTCGGCGCGGCTGCGGTGCTCACGTTCTGGAGCGCCACCGGCAGCACGCCGGCTGTCGTCACGCACCTCTGGCGCTGGCTGCCGGTGCTGCTGCGCGGGCTGCTGGTCAACATCGAGATCAGCGTGCTGGCGATGGCGCTGGGCACGCTCGCCGGGCTGGCGATCGGCGCGCTGTCCCTGTCGCCCTCGCGCGCGCTGCGCGTGGGGGTGCGCTGGTACGTGCAGGTCTTTCGCAACGCGCCGGTGCTGGTGCTCATCTACTTCACCACCTACGTGTTCCCGTTCGAGTTGCAAGTCTCGACCTGGGTCGTCCCCTTCCCCGACTGGATCAAGGTGGTGCTGGGGCTGGCGCTGCCGGCCAGCGCCATCGTGGCGGAAATCTTCCGTGGCGCGATCCAGTCGATCCCGAGCGCGCAATGGGAAGCCGCGCAGTCGCTGGCCTTCCGCCGCAGCGAGATCTTCCGCCTGATCGTGCTGCCGCAATGCGTGCGACGCATGCTGCCGCCCTGGATGAACCTCTACGCCAGCATCACCATGAGCACCTCGCTGGCATCGCTGGTGGGCGTGCACGACGTGGTGGACACGGCGCAGATCGCCAGCAACACCGTGGCGCGCACCGACTTCACCATCCTCGTCTATTGCACGCTGCTGGGCCTGTTCTTCGCCTACTGCTACCCGATCGCCCGCGCCACACGCGCGCTGGAACGCCGCCATGAACGCCACTGA
- a CDS encoding amino acid ABC transporter ATP-binding protein, whose product MNATDSFLAAAPATAAEAPLVALHDVHLSFGANPVLKGIDFEVQRGQAVSIIGPSGSGKSTILRCITGLLRPQHGEIRVGETRVDALRTEAELIALRKRVGFVFQQYNLFPHLTVLENLVIAPTRVAGRDRATAERDARALLDKVRLSHKEAAYPGELSGGQQQRVAIARALAMRPELMLFDEVTSALDPETVGEVLTVIRDLVRDGLTCVLVTHEMRFAEEISDQVYFTEAGVIVEHGPAARIFGAPESERTRAFLHRALGEGPRASSAPAALPAPFPETLAFERLRFAL is encoded by the coding sequence ATGAACGCCACTGACTCCTTCCTCGCCGCTGCACCGGCCACCGCGGCCGAGGCACCGCTGGTCGCCTTGCATGACGTGCACCTGTCCTTCGGTGCCAACCCAGTGCTCAAGGGCATCGACTTTGAGGTGCAACGCGGGCAGGCGGTGTCGATCATCGGGCCCTCGGGCTCGGGCAAGTCGACCATCCTGCGTTGCATCACCGGGCTGCTGCGCCCGCAGCACGGCGAGATCCGCGTGGGCGAGACGCGCGTGGACGCGCTGCGCACCGAGGCCGAGCTGATCGCCCTGCGCAAGCGCGTGGGCTTCGTGTTCCAGCAGTACAACCTGTTCCCGCACCTCACGGTGCTTGAGAACCTGGTGATCGCGCCGACCCGCGTGGCCGGACGCGATCGCGCCACGGCCGAGCGCGACGCGCGCGCCCTGCTCGACAAGGTGCGCCTGTCGCACAAGGAGGCGGCCTACCCCGGCGAACTGTCGGGCGGGCAGCAGCAGCGCGTGGCCATCGCGCGCGCGCTGGCCATGCGGCCCGAGCTGATGCTGTTCGACGAAGTGACCTCCGCGCTCGACCCCGAGACCGTGGGTGAGGTGCTCACCGTCATCCGCGACCTGGTGCGCGACGGCCTGACCTGCGTGCTGGTGACGCACGAGATGCGCTTCGCCGAGGAGATCAGCGACCAGGTGTATTTCACCGAGGCCGGTGTGATCGTCGAGCACGGGCCGGCCGCGCGCATCTTCGGTGCGCCCGAGAGCGAGCGCACCCGCGCCTTCCTGCACCGCGCGCTGGGCGAAGGCCCGCGTGCCTCGTCGGCGCCGGCCGCCCTGCCGGCCCCCTTCCCCGAGACGCTGGCCTTCGAGCGGCTGCGCTTCGCACTCTGA
- a CDS encoding cysteine dioxygenase family protein codes for MTTATPTLSSSSSADVAAQRRAAVDQALNDVRAIAATQPFDRAVLARITARLEQLASHTALFTRADFPPPAITEGVGASTRYRLNPGDGDDGVALYLNSINPGKTSIPHNHTTWATIVAVEGQEENRVYRRTDDGSDPAVARLELDREVTVQPGTSIGFLADDLHSIHVIGEQPTLHFHLYGRPLETLSQRIGVNLATGAVVNYNATQMKPSQVAA; via the coding sequence ATGACAACAGCAACCCCCACCCTCTCCAGTTCTTCTTCCGCAGACGTCGCCGCCCAACGCCGCGCCGCCGTTGACCAGGCCCTGAACGACGTGCGCGCCATCGCCGCCACGCAGCCCTTCGACCGCGCCGTGCTCGCGCGCATCACCGCGCGGCTCGAACAGCTGGCTTCGCACACCGCGCTGTTCACCCGCGCCGACTTTCCACCGCCGGCCATCACCGAAGGCGTGGGCGCCTCCACGCGCTACCGGCTCAACCCCGGGGACGGCGACGACGGCGTGGCGCTCTACCTCAACTCCATCAACCCCGGCAAGACCTCGATTCCGCACAACCACACGACCTGGGCCACCATCGTCGCGGTCGAGGGCCAGGAAGAGAACCGCGTCTACCGCCGCACCGACGACGGCAGCGACCCCGCCGTGGCCCGGCTCGAACTCGACCGCGAAGTGACGGTGCAGCCGGGCACGTCGATCGGCTTCCTGGCCGACGACCTGCACAGCATCCACGTGATCGGCGAGCAGCCGACGCTGCACTTCCACCTGTACGGCCGGCCGCTGGAGACGCTGTCGCAGCGCATCGGCGTGAACCTGGCGACCGGCGCGGTCGTCAACTACAACGCCACGCAAATGAAGCCGAGCCAGGTGGCGGCATGA
- the metC gene encoding cystathionine beta-lyase: MSEDKRAKKLGAGTRLLHAGAPALRDGSGPVNVPVVRTSTVRFENTAAHADYHHRRTAGERVASYGRHGLDTHRALEDAVTGLEGGHRAFLTPSGLSAITLVLLALLSPGDHALVADGVYAPLRRVDSTLLQRLGITVEYFSPAHDDLANLIRPNTRLLYLESPSSLLFEVLDLPALTAVARDRGVTVATDNTWSGGWFYQPLALGANISIQAATKYIAGHSDLMQGIVVVDSPVLAAKLSTAYEALGLTIGADDAYLALRGLRTLPVRLAQHQRHATEVAGFLQQQPQVARVFYPARPSDPGHALWKRDFSGASGLVSFAFRHATPAAADAFVDALALFGIGASWGGYESLALVAQPERLREHRQWTGDAPVVRLHIGLEDPADLIADLSQAFAAAAATAQR, translated from the coding sequence ATGAGCGAGGACAAGCGCGCCAAGAAGCTGGGCGCCGGCACCCGCCTGCTGCACGCCGGCGCACCCGCACTGCGCGACGGCAGCGGACCGGTCAACGTGCCCGTGGTGCGGACCAGCACCGTGCGCTTCGAGAACACCGCCGCGCACGCCGACTACCACCACCGCCGCACGGCCGGCGAGCGCGTGGCCTCCTACGGCCGCCATGGCCTGGACACGCACCGCGCGCTCGAAGACGCGGTGACGGGCCTCGAAGGCGGGCACCGCGCCTTCCTCACGCCCTCGGGCCTCTCGGCCATCACGCTGGTGCTGCTCGCGCTGCTGTCGCCCGGCGACCATGCGCTGGTGGCCGACGGCGTGTACGCGCCGCTGCGCCGCGTCGACAGCACGCTGCTGCAGCGCCTGGGCATCACGGTCGAGTACTTCTCGCCCGCGCACGACGACCTGGCGAACCTGATTCGTCCGAACACGCGTTTGCTGTACCTCGAATCGCCGAGCTCGCTGCTCTTCGAAGTGCTCGACCTGCCCGCGCTCACCGCCGTCGCGCGCGACCGCGGCGTGACGGTCGCCACCGACAACACCTGGAGCGGCGGCTGGTTCTACCAACCGTTGGCCCTGGGCGCGAACATCTCGATCCAGGCGGCCACCAAGTACATCGCGGGGCATTCCGACCTGATGCAGGGCATCGTGGTGGTCGACAGCCCGGTGTTGGCCGCGAAGCTCTCCACCGCCTACGAGGCATTGGGCCTGACCATCGGTGCCGACGATGCCTACCTCGCGCTGCGCGGCCTGCGCACGCTGCCCGTGCGGCTCGCGCAGCACCAGCGCCACGCGACCGAGGTGGCCGGATTCCTGCAGCAGCAGCCGCAGGTGGCACGCGTGTTCTATCCCGCGCGGCCCTCCGACCCGGGCCATGCGCTGTGGAAGCGCGACTTCAGCGGCGCCAGCGGCCTCGTGTCCTTCGCGTTCCGCCATGCCACACCGGCCGCGGCCGACGCCTTCGTCGATGCGCTCGCGCTCTTCGGCATCGGCGCGTCCTGGGGCGGCTACGAAAGCCTGGCGCTGGTCGCCCAGCCCGAGCGGTTGCGCGAGCACCGGCAGTGGACCGGCGACGCGCCGGTGGTGCGCCTGCACATCGGGCTCGAAGACCCGGCGGACCTGATCGCCGACCTGTCGCAGGCCTTTGCCGCCGCCGCTGCCACGGCGCAGCGCTGA
- a CDS encoding hydantoinase/oxoprolinase family protein, whose translation MSSNSHPSSDPRVRVAVDVGGTFTDVVLLRGAEKHTLKVLTTPTAPEQAVLGGVEEVLQQAGASWADVDLLILGTTLATNALIERKGAPTALLTTHGFRDLVEIGLEDRFAQYDVFLDKPAPLVPRHWRHGVVERVDAAGRVITPLDEAQVFVLAKQLLADCIESVAVCFLHGYANPAHERRVRELLREHAPGLWVSLASDVCPEIREYERLSTISANAYVQPQVAGYLRRLQEGATARGLRAEPFLMTSGGAITTLQAGIDEPVRLVESGPAGGAVLARQVAEQIGATRALSFDMGGTTAKICFIDDYQPQISRSFEFGRVHRHLKGSGLPIRIPVIEMVEIGAGGGSIARVNHLGVVQVGPDSAGSSPGPAAYGLGGELPTVTDAHAALGTIDPARFAVGKVRLDPQRARDALLQGLAAQTGLDVESAAQAVVEIVTENMANAARVHASELGKVAEESTLIAFGGAAPLHAALLARKLGVARLVIPNSAGVGSALGFLWAPVAYQTVRSLAQRLDRIDNAAVDKLLGELTATADDVVLRAAPGAALVRHRQAFMRYAGQGHEIPVELPEGPFDAAASQALHQRFEDRYAALYGRSLPHIAAEAVSWSVAVEAGGRAAPEPDEVVADTGRAEPSGTRRLYDADAGRWTEVPVYERTALGAGRWIEGPALVVEDETTTHVIAGFEARATRLGALVLNDTTVGPQDRAELVEAEAA comes from the coding sequence ATGTCCTCGAACTCCCATCCATCCTCCGACCCGCGCGTGCGCGTCGCCGTCGACGTCGGCGGCACCTTCACCGACGTGGTGCTGCTGCGCGGCGCCGAGAAACACACGCTCAAGGTTCTCACCACGCCCACCGCGCCCGAGCAGGCCGTGCTCGGCGGCGTCGAAGAAGTGCTGCAGCAGGCCGGCGCCAGCTGGGCCGATGTCGACCTGCTGATCCTCGGCACCACGCTGGCCACCAACGCGCTGATCGAGCGCAAGGGGGCACCCACCGCGCTGCTCACCACGCACGGCTTTCGCGACCTGGTGGAGATCGGCCTGGAAGACCGCTTCGCGCAGTACGACGTGTTCCTCGACAAGCCCGCGCCGCTGGTGCCGCGCCACTGGCGCCACGGCGTGGTCGAGCGCGTGGACGCGGCCGGCCGCGTGATCACGCCGCTGGACGAAGCGCAGGTGTTCGTGCTCGCGAAGCAATTGCTGGCCGACTGCATCGAGAGCGTGGCCGTGTGCTTCCTGCACGGCTATGCCAACCCCGCGCACGAGCGCCGCGTGCGCGAGCTGCTGCGTGAACACGCGCCCGGCCTGTGGGTGTCGCTGGCCTCCGACGTGTGCCCCGAGATCCGCGAGTACGAACGCCTGTCGACCATCAGCGCCAACGCCTATGTGCAGCCGCAGGTGGCCGGCTACCTGCGCCGCCTGCAGGAAGGCGCCACGGCACGCGGCCTGCGCGCCGAGCCCTTCCTCATGACTTCGGGCGGTGCCATCACCACGCTGCAGGCCGGCATCGACGAGCCGGTGCGACTGGTCGAATCGGGCCCGGCCGGCGGCGCCGTGCTGGCGCGCCAGGTGGCCGAGCAGATCGGCGCCACGCGCGCGCTCTCGTTCGACATGGGCGGCACCACGGCCAAGATCTGCTTCATCGACGACTACCAGCCGCAGATCAGCCGCAGCTTCGAGTTCGGCCGGGTGCACCGGCACCTGAAGGGCTCGGGCCTGCCGATCCGCATCCCGGTCATCGAGATGGTGGAGATCGGCGCAGGCGGTGGTTCGATCGCCCGCGTGAACCACCTGGGCGTGGTGCAGGTGGGCCCCGACAGCGCGGGCTCCTCGCCCGGCCCGGCCGCCTACGGCCTGGGCGGCGAACTGCCCACCGTGACCGACGCGCACGCCGCGCTCGGCACCATCGACCCGGCGCGCTTCGCCGTCGGCAAGGTGCGGCTCGACCCGCAGCGTGCACGCGACGCGCTGCTGCAGGGTCTTGCGGCACAGACCGGTCTCGACGTCGAATCCGCCGCGCAGGCCGTGGTCGAAATCGTCACCGAGAACATGGCCAACGCCGCGCGCGTGCATGCCTCCGAGCTCGGCAAGGTGGCGGAAGAAAGCACGCTCATCGCCTTCGGCGGTGCGGCGCCGCTGCATGCCGCGCTGCTCGCGCGCAAGCTGGGTGTGGCGAGGCTGGTGATTCCCAACTCGGCCGGCGTCGGTTCGGCGCTCGGTTTCCTGTGGGCGCCGGTGGCCTACCAGACGGTGCGCAGCCTCGCGCAGCGGCTCGACCGCATCGACAATGCGGCCGTCGACAAGCTGCTCGGCGAGCTGACGGCCACCGCCGACGACGTGGTGCTGCGTGCCGCGCCCGGCGCCGCGCTGGTGCGCCATCGCCAGGCCTTCATGCGCTACGCGGGCCAGGGCCACGAGATTCCGGTCGAGCTGCCCGAAGGCCCGTTCGACGCGGCCGCGAGCCAGGCGCTGCACCAGCGCTTCGAGGATCGCTATGCCGCGCTGTACGGCCGCAGCCTGCCGCACATCGCGGCCGAAGCGGTGAGCTGGTCGGTCGCGGTCGAAGCCGGTGGCCGCGCGGCGCCCGAGCCCGACGAGGTGGTGGCCGACACCGGCCGCGCCGAGCCGTCGGGCACTCGCCGGCTGTACGACGCGGACGCCGGCCGGTGGACCGAGGTGCCGGTCTACGAACGCACCGCGCTCGGTGCCGGCCGGTGGATCGAAGGCCCGGCGCTGGTCGTCGAAGACGAAACGACCACGCACGTGATCGCGGGCTTCGAAGCGCGCGCAACGCGGCTTGGTGCACTGGTGCTCAACGACACCACCGTGGGCCCGCAAGACCGCGCCGAGCTGGTCGAAGCGGAGGCCGCATGA